A region of the Rhodothermales bacterium genome:
CGAAAGCCAGATCACGCAGGGCGGCTGGCTTTTCCAGGATCTGCCGACCTACCGCGAGCGCGTTCGCGGGCTCACGCCGATCCAGGTCCAGCGCTACATCGTGGCGTCGTGCGAGGAGAGGCGGGGCATCGAACAGATTCTGGTCGACTGCGACGCGCCGATCTCCACTCCTGAGGCCCGCGCGCTTCTCGATCGCTATCGCGCAGCCCCAGGGCTAGCGGAGGACCTCCGCTACTGGGTCTCGACAATTGGAATCATCACCACCATCCTGCCCGTAAATCGCGCTGAGGCGGAGGCGCTCACTGCCCGCGTATCTCTTACCTCTCTATGATCCGCTCGTACCGGTACTTCTGTGGTGTCACGTTCTCTCATCCTCCTGTCTAGTCTGCTGATTGGATCTGCTGCCGAAGCGCAGTCTCAAGACCTCTCGGCCCGCATCGATTCCACCGTCCAGGCTGCGTTAGCGGACAATTCCATTGCCGGGCTGTCAGTGAGCGTCGTGCAGGACGGCGAGGTGCTGCACGCGCGAGGCTATGGTCTCGCCGACACCGAGGCGGCCATCCCGGTGACGGTGGAGACGATCTTCAACGCCGCCTCGGTGGGCAAGATCATCGCCGCAGCGGCGGTGCTCCGACTCGTGGATGAGGGCCGCCTCGACCTCGACGACGACCTTGCCACGCTCCTGCCCGCCTTCCCGAACCCGGAGCAAGGCCGCTCCATCACGCTCCGACAGCTCCTCAACCACACCTCGGGGCTGACCGACTACTTCTACGACTACACGCGCTAGGAGGAGGAGGGCACGCCGTTCCATCCGGCGTTCGTCCTGGACTTCGTCCGCGACCGCCCGCTCGACTTCGCGCCGGGGGCGGACTGGCGCTACACGAACACGGCCTTCTACCTCGCCGGGCTGATTGTGGAGCGCGTGACAGGACAGCCGTGGGGCGAGGTCGTGATCGAGAAGATCGCCCGGCCGCTCGGCCTGGTCAGCGTCGTTCTCTGCGACGAGGCAGGTACCGCTCGTTCGGTCGGCTACGACGTGGGCGAGGACGGCGGCTTCGTGGTAAGCGTGGAGGACGCCGAGACGGGCGTGCGCGGCGACGCGGGCCTGTGCATGACGACCGCCGACCTTGCTCGTCTCCCAGCGGCATTGACCACGAGCGGCCTGCTCTCCGAGGCGGCGCTCGACGCCATGCTCGGCCCGACGGTTCTGACGAATGGCGTTGCGGTGGACGCTGGCCTCGGGATCATGCGCGGGTCGCTCGACGGGCACCCACTGTTAGGCCATCTCGGGGGCAACCCGTCGTCCAACGTCGCAGCGCTCGTCTACTACCCCGAGGCGGACCTGAGCGTCGCCGTCCTGATGAACACGCGATCCAGCGAAGGCGACGCCCTCGTGATCGAGGCCGAGGTGGCACGCCTCGTGCTCGGGCTGGGCGAGCCCAAGCTGGCGGATCACCCGCTCGGCCCCGAGGCGGCGGCCCCGTACCTCGGCACCTACGTCGGCGACCGGGGCGGCTGGCGCTACCACGTCGTCCGGGACGGCGACCGCCTCGCCCGCATCTGGGCTGACGACACCACCTCGGTGCGACCTCTCCTGCACCAGGGCAGACACGTCTTCGGGCGGGCCGACTGGCCAATGGACCGCTTCGTCTTCCACGTCGCCGAGGGGCAGGCCATCGCCTACTCGGTCTAGTACAACGGCCTCTTCGGCGGCCTCTACCAGCGCACCGAGCGATGAAGCCTCCTCCTGGCCCTCCCTGAGGCCGCCTAACCCGCGGCTGTGCGCACAGGAAGGGCGCGAGCGTCCTCGCGCTGTTCGACCATCGGCGAATCCCGCGCTCCGAGCCACCGCCAGCGGTCGTTGCCCTTCGCGGGTGAGCCGCAAACTTGTTAGTATGTCATTTCGATATACAGCGCTCTCTTAGTGTTCGAGCACGACCCGGTAGCGGGCTTTGCCACCCCGGAGGTGCTCAATCGCGTCATTGATCTGGTCGAAAGAGAAGTGCTCGGTCATAGGGGCGATGCCGTGACGGCCAACGAAGTCCAGCATCTTCGTGATATCCGACGGACTGCCGGCCGGCGAACTGGACACCGAGCGCTGTGCCATCATCAAAGAGCTCGTCGGAATGCTCAACGGCTCCATGACCGCGCCCAGGACGTGCAATCGGCCGCGTCGCTTCAGGGTCCCGATGAAAGCGTTCCAGTCGAGGGGCGCGTTAACGGTAGAAAGCAACAGGTCAAAGCGGTCGGTCGCCCTTGCGAGGGCCTCGGTGTCGCGTGAGTTGAGGACCTCGTGCGCGCCCATCTCCAGGGCTTGCTGCTGCTTGGCTTCAGTGGATGTGAATGCGGTAATGTGGCAACCCCAGGCTTGTGCGAACTTGAGTGCCAGGTGACCGAGACCGCCGATGCCGATGACGCCGACGTTCGCGGTTGGCGAGATGCCAAACTGCAGGAACGGGCTGAACACCGTGATGCCACCGCACATCAATGGGCCGGCGGTACGCGCATCAACGCCGTCAGGCAGTTTGAACACGGCGGCAGCCTGCGCACGCACCATGTCGGCGTAGCCGCCATGGCGACCGATGAAGGTGCTCACCGCATGCGAGCACATATGATGATCGCCGCTCATGCACTGCGCGCACATCAGGCAGTAGCCAGCGTGCCACCCAACGCCCACAATGTCGCCGACAGCGAGATGGGTGACCTGTTCGCCCACAGCGCGGACCTCGCCGATAATCTCATGGCCGGGCACCATCGGATACGGCGAAAACCCCCAGGCATTGTCGATCATGCTGACATCACTGAAGCAGATGCCGCAGCTTTTCACGTTGAGATCAACCTCGTTTGGGGCAAGCGCCCCGAGTTCATATTCAAATGGCTCGAGCCTGCCACCCGCCTCATGTACTGCGTATGCGTGGACTGTGGTAGTCATTCTCTTCCTGGTTCATTGCGAAAACCGGCCTATCTCGTAAGGCCCCTATCGAATGAACCTATGCCCTGGAAGCCACGCGTGCCTGCCTGTTTCTCTTTACCTCATGCCTGATCCTCCGAATCTCTGGATTTATGTTGAACCGCGTGTGTATCATGTTCCATGTCGAATATGGGAGTAAAGGGGGCGGTCTATGACGAAAAATGATCTGACCACCCGAGTTTGTGCTTGGCTAGACAGTCAGGATGTCGGTGACGAACCTTGTGCCACTGGACTCGCTGGACTCACGGTGCTGCGTAGTCGCAAACCCACATCAGTAGAGGCAGTTCTCTATCAACCACTGCTTTGCCTGATTCTACAAGGGCGCAAGGAAACCCATTTCGGTGCGCGCTGCCTCAGCTTTGCCGCTGGAGAGTCACTGATCGTCAGCCATGACCTGCCGGTCCACTCACGCGTGACGGAGGCGAGCGATCAAGTGCCCTATGTGGCCTTGGTGCTGGAACTCGATATGGGTATGGTGCGCAGTCTGCATGACGAGGTGGGCGAAGTTGATCTTGAAGAGGTACATGCCTATGGGCTGGCTGTCGGAGATACCAATACGGCGCTGATCGACGCGATGGGGCGACTCTTCGATTTAGTGGATCGGCCGCGGCTTGAGGCGAAGGTGATGGTCCCGCTTGTCCTGCGCGAGATCCATTTCCGGCTGCTTCTGGTGCGGCACGGCGGTATGCTTCGTCAGCTACTACGGCGGGGGAGTCATGCCAACCGCATCGCGAAGGCGATTGCCCACATCAAGCAGAACTATGCCACCCCCCTCACCGTGAAAAGGATGGCCAGTATTGCGGGGATGAGTCCATCGTCCTTTTACGAGCATTTCAAGGCGCTCACAGCAACGACGCCGCTGCAGTATCAGAAAGAACTCAGGCTTCTCGAAGCGCGCCGACTCTTGATGGACACCGGGCATACCGTTGCCAGCGCCGCGTTCAAGGTTGGCTATGAGAGCCCCACGCAGTTCAGCCGCGAATTTTCCCGCAAGTTTGGCAACCCGCCGCGTGTCGATAAAGTCGCCTGACAGATGTTGTGGGTCGGTGTCATTGCTGTAGGCCGTGCTATGCAAGCTAATCAGCAGTTGCTAGTGACGAAACGCGTTCCGACATTCCCAGAGCAAGTTGCTCCGCGTGTGGTTGGTCGCTCGTTTGAACGTATGACCATGCACCTTTTCGCACTTGAACCGCGGGCCGTTATACGTCCTTTCTGGTACTGCACTCCGTTGCTCACACCACGCTTCGAATGAGCCTCTCCAGCGTTTGCGCTCGTCTGCTTGCTCTGGCCCTCGTGATCGGGATCGGTACCCGTGCCGAGGCGCAGGACCGCGCGCTCACCAACCTCGACCGCACCCGCGCCCTCGGCCTCGACAGCCTTGATTCGGGCTACCGCGTGTTCTACTCCGCCGGCTACGCCGAGCGTGCGGCCGCGATGGGGCACCTCGCTGCTGCGTCGAATACCTTCTACCGGGACAGCCTCGGCGTCGATGTCGCGCAGCTGTATATCGCGCTCCTCGATCCGGCCGATTACCAGCGCGCCGCTTTCCCCGGCGGCATCCCCTACGGGCTCCCGTTCGTGAACGACCGCGTCGTCGTTCAACCTGCAGACCTCAGCGTGGGGCTCGTCCGCGATGCGTATGCGCCGTACGAGTCGACCGCGTCGCCCAGTCTCTCAGCGCGGCTTGGCTCGGTTGGTCTCAGTTACGCCGAGGCCCTGCCGATCATGTTCGACGCCATCGCGCTGCACGAGCTCGGGCATGTGCAGGCGAACGCCTACGGACTGAACACCAGGCAGCCCTGGTTCAGCGAGCTGATGGCGACGTACCTCGGCTACGCCTTCATGCGCGTACACGAGCCCGAGATGGCCGTCGTGTGGGACGTGGTGTTGGAGGCCGGACGGGAAGGCTACGAGCCGACGCACACCTCGCTCGACGACCTCAACCGCCTCTACGCCGGCGTCGGGTTCGAGAACTACATCTGGTACCAGAACATCTTCCAGGACCGGGTCCACGTCCTCTACGACCTCCACGGGCTTGACTTCGTCCGTGCGGCCAGAGAGCGGCTGGCTGACGCCGACTGGACCCCCGAGACCGCCGCTGAACTCATCGATGCGCTCGACGAGATCGCTCCGGGGTTCGCGGGATGGGCCGGGGCATACGAGCGGTAGGACGCGCAGACGAAACGGCGCTGGAGGAAGGGGGTGGAATCGCTCGATGGTCGATAGAGTATGGGCGTGCCCCAGGATGAGTTGGCCGTAGCGTATCTTACGCCATCCTGAGCCGGCCATCGCTTGCGATATGAATGCCCAGGCCCCGTTTTCAGCGGGTCATACCCGTGCCATCAAGCCCCACATTCGAAATGCCTCATGAAGCCGCCATCATCCTGGGAGCTTCGGGTTCGGTAGGTAGCGCGCTGCTGGATGAAGTGGAGCGCTCCGGTCGGTTCAGCCCCGTGATCGTCGTCGTCCGCCGGCCCCTTGGGCTTCCAGATGACACGGAAGTCGAAGAGTTGATCGTCCCCGACATGGCGCCGGATACGCTGGTTCAGTCCGTGGTCGACGCGCTACATCCGCTTCCGATGGATGCCGTCGGATTCAGTGTCCTGGGCGTCGGAGCCGGCACCGCCAAACTCACCCTGGAGCAGCACCGGGCCATCGACGTCGATCTCAACGCCGCCTTTGCCCGGGGACTGAAGGAGTCCGGGAAGGTCCGCCATCTTGCCTTCATGTCCGCGGTAGGGGCCGACATCAACGCGCGTACGACCGGCTCGGGCGCTGCCGGCATGAGCCGCTACGCCCGGGTCAAGGGAGAGGCGGAAGCCGCCGTGTTGAAGCAAGGTCCCGCCGTTGTGAGCATCTTCCGGCCATCTACCATCCTGGGTTCCCAGCACACGCCTCGCCTGGTCTCCATGGCCGCGTCGCTCCTTGCACCGCTCACGCCGGCGCGATTTCGTCCCATCCGAACAACCGAGATCGCCCGGGCCATGGTCGCGTGTGCGCTGGACACGCCTTCCGAGAGCGCTGTATACCACTACCCCGAGATGAAAGCGCTGGTTGTCTAGCCACGTTCACTTTACCCGCTGCGGCGTCTACCTCGCCGGCTGCGACACCGTCACCGCCAGGGGTCTGTCGAGGCATGCAACCGCACCCATTTGTGCGCTCGCCGCGGAAGTGCACGTTACGCATCATACAAAGCAGTATGGAATTTAACCTCGAAGGAAAGATATTTCGGTCTGTCACAAATACAGAAAATGGCGAAGTAGGTGCTGATACCGTGTTTTACTACCATCAGAAAGCACGCGTTGTCTGGGCTGAGTATGAAGGTGGCGACATTGTCAAAGGCCATCTTGTGGCCAACGTACTGGCGTCGGGCCAGCTCGACATGCGGTATCACCACGTGAATCAACGCGGTGAACTCATGATGGGCACATGTCTGTCAACACCTGAGTTCACGGGTGACGGCAAGATCAGGTTCAAAGAAGCGTGGCAATG
Encoded here:
- a CDS encoding NAD(P)H-binding protein, with the protein product MPHEAAIILGASGSVGSALLDEVERSGRFSPVIVVVRRPLGLPDDTEVEELIVPDMAPDTLVQSVVDALHPLPMDAVGFSVLGVGAGTAKLTLEQHRAIDVDLNAAFARGLKESGKVRHLAFMSAVGADINARTTGSGAAGMSRYARVKGEAEAAVLKQGPAVVSIFRPSTILGSQHTPRLVSMAASLLAPLTPARFRPIRTTEIARAMVACALDTPSESAVYHYPEMKALVV
- a CDS encoding AraC family transcriptional regulator, with the protein product MTKNDLTTRVCAWLDSQDVGDEPCATGLAGLTVLRSRKPTSVEAVLYQPLLCLILQGRKETHFGARCLSFAAGESLIVSHDLPVHSRVTEASDQVPYVALVLELDMGMVRSLHDEVGEVDLEEVHAYGLAVGDTNTALIDAMGRLFDLVDRPRLEAKVMVPLVLREIHFRLLLVRHGGMLRQLLRRGSHANRIAKAIAHIKQNYATPLTVKRMASIAGMSPSSFYEHFKALTATTPLQYQKELRLLEARRLLMDTGHTVASAAFKVGYESPTQFSREFSRKFGNPPRVDKVA
- a CDS encoding NAD(P)-dependent alcohol dehydrogenase, with translation MTTTVHAYAVHEAGGRLEPFEYELGALAPNEVDLNVKSCGICFSDVSMIDNAWGFSPYPMVPGHEIIGEVRAVGEQVTHLAVGDIVGVGWHAGYCLMCAQCMSGDHHMCSHAVSTFIGRHGGYADMVRAQAAAVFKLPDGVDARTAGPLMCGGITVFSPFLQFGISPTANVGVIGIGGLGHLALKFAQAWGCHITAFTSTEAKQQQALEMGAHEVLNSRDTEALARATDRFDLLLSTVNAPLDWNAFIGTLKRRGRLHVLGAVMEPLSIPTSSLMMAQRSVSSSPAGSPSDITKMLDFVGRHGIAPMTEHFSFDQINDAIEHLRGGKARYRVVLEH